In Parus major isolate Abel chromosome 19, Parus_major1.1, whole genome shotgun sequence, a genomic segment contains:
- the SPATA22 gene encoding spermatogenesis-associated protein 22 isoform X3 — MKRSSADTLARSTAGCLPVPLFNQKKRTRQPLTSNPLKNEPGTDSGTCTYDFSSSSLGWGTANPEVDELQKAANSGNRNEYTPLGNTANSRSDNGTSRKFENFSSSLKTVQQQKHPDSHNPSQLIKTDTSKGQWPVKPNTVARSLQDHSPAYKFNYNIQQNKINENQFDCVPEDKSQEISSSQVKTKIKKNSLRILSAVIQSVRHWSQYAYKTALLFEVLGTLDSAVTPGAYGAKNFLLRDGKETLPCVFYEIDRELPRLIRGRVHRCMGTYDAKRNIFKCVSVRPATAQEQNTFQDFVKVADVEMTAYIKTVNEM; from the exons atgaaaaggagtTCAGCTGACACCTTGGCTCGCAGCACAGCAG gttGTCTGCCTGTACCATTGttcaatcagaaaaaaagaactagACAGCCCCTCACTTCAAATCCACTTAAAAATGAACCAGGTACTGATTCTGGAACTTGTACTTATGACTTCTCTTCCTCATCATTAG GCTGGGGAACTGCAAACCCAGAAGTGGATGAACTGCAGAAAGCAGCCAACAGTGG gaacagaaatgaaTATACTCCTTTAGGTAACACAGCAAATTCAAGATCTGATAATGGAACTTCTCGAAAGTTTGAGAACTTTTCAAGCAGTTTGAAAACTGTCCAGCAGCAAAAACACCCTGACAGTCATAACCCATCTCAGCTCATCAAAACAGACACATCCAAAGGACAGTGGCCAGTGAAACCCAACACTGTGGCAAGAAGTCTCCAGGATCATAGTCCAGCATATAAGTTTAACTACAatattcagcaaaataaaatcaatgaaaaCCAATTTGATTGTGTCCCAGAAGATAAAAGTCAG GAAATTTCATCATCTCAagtaaaaactaaaataaaaaagaattctttGCGAATCCTGTCTGCAGTCATTCAAAGTGTGAGGCACTGGAGCCAATATGCCTATAAAACAGCACTGTTGTTTGAAGTTTTAG GCACACTGGATTCTGCAGTCACACCGGGAGCATATGGGgcaaagaattttcttctgagagATGGAAAGGAGACCCTGCCTTGTGTGTTCTATGAAATT GACCGTGAGCTTCCACGACTCATTAGAGGTCGAGTGCACAGGTGCATGGGAACCTATGATgcaaaaaggaacattttcaagTGCGTCTCTGTAAGACCAGCAACTGCTCAAGAACAGAACACTTTCCAAGACTTTGTTAAAGTTGCAGATGTTGAGATGACAGCATATATAAAAACTGTGAATGAAATGTAA
- the SPATA22 gene encoding spermatogenesis-associated protein 22 isoform X5 produces the protein MKRSSADTLARSTAGCLPVPLFNQKKRTRQPLTSNPLKNEPGTDSGTCTYDFSSSSLGWGTANPEVDELQKAANSGQAEHPMAPSLMKPPKTSKFNLANAGKNFSACRNRNEYTPLGNTANSRSDNGTSRKFENFSSSLKTVQQQKHPDSHNPSQLIKTDTSKGQWPVKPNTVARSLQDHSPAYKFNYNIQQNKINENQFDCVPEDKSQEISSSQVKTKIKKNSLRILSAVIQSVRHWSQYAYKTALLFEVLGTLDSAVTPGAYGAKNFLLRDGKETLPCVFYEIELSFQARC, from the exons atgaaaaggagtTCAGCTGACACCTTGGCTCGCAGCACAGCAG gttGTCTGCCTGTACCATTGttcaatcagaaaaaaagaactagACAGCCCCTCACTTCAAATCCACTTAAAAATGAACCAGGTACTGATTCTGGAACTTGTACTTATGACTTCTCTTCCTCATCATTAG GCTGGGGAACTGCAAACCCAGAAGTGGATGAACTGCAGAAAGCAGCCAACAGTGG CCAAGCAGAACATCCGATGGCTCCTTCCCTTATGAAACCACCAAAAACATCAAAGTTTAATTTAGCAAATGCTGGAAAAAACTTTTCTGCCTGCAG gaacagaaatgaaTATACTCCTTTAGGTAACACAGCAAATTCAAGATCTGATAATGGAACTTCTCGAAAGTTTGAGAACTTTTCAAGCAGTTTGAAAACTGTCCAGCAGCAAAAACACCCTGACAGTCATAACCCATCTCAGCTCATCAAAACAGACACATCCAAAGGACAGTGGCCAGTGAAACCCAACACTGTGGCAAGAAGTCTCCAGGATCATAGTCCAGCATATAAGTTTAACTACAatattcagcaaaataaaatcaatgaaaaCCAATTTGATTGTGTCCCAGAAGATAAAAGTCAG GAAATTTCATCATCTCAagtaaaaactaaaataaaaaagaattctttGCGAATCCTGTCTGCAGTCATTCAAAGTGTGAGGCACTGGAGCCAATATGCCTATAAAACAGCACTGTTGTTTGAAGTTTTAG GCACACTGGATTCTGCAGTCACACCGGGAGCATATGGGgcaaagaattttcttctgagagATGGAAAGGAGACCCTGCCTTGTGTGTTCTATGAAATT GAGCTGAGCTTTCAGGCACGGTGCTAA
- the SPATA22 gene encoding spermatogenesis-associated protein 22 isoform X4, with amino-acid sequence MKRSSADTLARSTAGCLPVPLFNQKKRTRQPLTSNPLKNEPGWGTANPEVDELQKAANSGNRNEYTPLGNTANSRSDNGTSRKFENFSSSLKTVQQQKHPDSHNPSQLIKTDTSKGQWPVKPNTVARSLQDHSPAYKFNYNIQQNKINENQFDCVPEDKSQEISSSQVKTKIKKNSLRILSAVIQSVRHWSQYAYKTALLFEVLGTLDSAVTPGAYGAKNFLLRDGKETLPCVFYEIDRELPRLIRGRVHRCMGTYDAKRNIFKCVSVRPATAQEQNTFQDFVKVADVEMTAYIKTVNEM; translated from the exons atgaaaaggagtTCAGCTGACACCTTGGCTCGCAGCACAGCAG gttGTCTGCCTGTACCATTGttcaatcagaaaaaaagaactagACAGCCCCTCACTTCAAATCCACTTAAAAATGAACCAG GCTGGGGAACTGCAAACCCAGAAGTGGATGAACTGCAGAAAGCAGCCAACAGTGG gaacagaaatgaaTATACTCCTTTAGGTAACACAGCAAATTCAAGATCTGATAATGGAACTTCTCGAAAGTTTGAGAACTTTTCAAGCAGTTTGAAAACTGTCCAGCAGCAAAAACACCCTGACAGTCATAACCCATCTCAGCTCATCAAAACAGACACATCCAAAGGACAGTGGCCAGTGAAACCCAACACTGTGGCAAGAAGTCTCCAGGATCATAGTCCAGCATATAAGTTTAACTACAatattcagcaaaataaaatcaatgaaaaCCAATTTGATTGTGTCCCAGAAGATAAAAGTCAG GAAATTTCATCATCTCAagtaaaaactaaaataaaaaagaattctttGCGAATCCTGTCTGCAGTCATTCAAAGTGTGAGGCACTGGAGCCAATATGCCTATAAAACAGCACTGTTGTTTGAAGTTTTAG GCACACTGGATTCTGCAGTCACACCGGGAGCATATGGGgcaaagaattttcttctgagagATGGAAAGGAGACCCTGCCTTGTGTGTTCTATGAAATT GACCGTGAGCTTCCACGACTCATTAGAGGTCGAGTGCACAGGTGCATGGGAACCTATGATgcaaaaaggaacattttcaagTGCGTCTCTGTAAGACCAGCAACTGCTCAAGAACAGAACACTTTCCAAGACTTTGTTAAAGTTGCAGATGTTGAGATGACAGCATATATAAAAACTGTGAATGAAATGTAA
- the SPATA22 gene encoding spermatogenesis-associated protein 22 isoform X1: MKRSSADTLARSTAGCLPVPLFNQKKRTRQPLTSNPLKNEPGTDSGTCTYDFSSSSLGWGTANPEVDELQKAANSGQAEHPMAPSLMKPPKTSKFNLANAGKNFSACRNRNEYTPLGNTANSRSDNGTSRKFENFSSSLKTVQQQKHPDSHNPSQLIKTDTSKGQWPVKPNTVARSLQDHSPAYKFNYNIQQNKINENQFDCVPEDKSQEISSSQVKTKIKKNSLRILSAVIQSVRHWSQYAYKTALLFEVLGTLDSAVTPGAYGAKNFLLRDGKETLPCVFYEIDRELPRLIRGRVHRCMGTYDAKRNIFKCVSVRPATAQEQNTFQDFVKVADVEMTAYIKTVNEM; the protein is encoded by the exons atgaaaaggagtTCAGCTGACACCTTGGCTCGCAGCACAGCAG gttGTCTGCCTGTACCATTGttcaatcagaaaaaaagaactagACAGCCCCTCACTTCAAATCCACTTAAAAATGAACCAGGTACTGATTCTGGAACTTGTACTTATGACTTCTCTTCCTCATCATTAG GCTGGGGAACTGCAAACCCAGAAGTGGATGAACTGCAGAAAGCAGCCAACAGTGG CCAAGCAGAACATCCGATGGCTCCTTCCCTTATGAAACCACCAAAAACATCAAAGTTTAATTTAGCAAATGCTGGAAAAAACTTTTCTGCCTGCAG gaacagaaatgaaTATACTCCTTTAGGTAACACAGCAAATTCAAGATCTGATAATGGAACTTCTCGAAAGTTTGAGAACTTTTCAAGCAGTTTGAAAACTGTCCAGCAGCAAAAACACCCTGACAGTCATAACCCATCTCAGCTCATCAAAACAGACACATCCAAAGGACAGTGGCCAGTGAAACCCAACACTGTGGCAAGAAGTCTCCAGGATCATAGTCCAGCATATAAGTTTAACTACAatattcagcaaaataaaatcaatgaaaaCCAATTTGATTGTGTCCCAGAAGATAAAAGTCAG GAAATTTCATCATCTCAagtaaaaactaaaataaaaaagaattctttGCGAATCCTGTCTGCAGTCATTCAAAGTGTGAGGCACTGGAGCCAATATGCCTATAAAACAGCACTGTTGTTTGAAGTTTTAG GCACACTGGATTCTGCAGTCACACCGGGAGCATATGGGgcaaagaattttcttctgagagATGGAAAGGAGACCCTGCCTTGTGTGTTCTATGAAATT GACCGTGAGCTTCCACGACTCATTAGAGGTCGAGTGCACAGGTGCATGGGAACCTATGATgcaaaaaggaacattttcaagTGCGTCTCTGTAAGACCAGCAACTGCTCAAGAACAGAACACTTTCCAAGACTTTGTTAAAGTTGCAGATGTTGAGATGACAGCATATATAAAAACTGTGAATGAAATGTAA
- the SPATA22 gene encoding spermatogenesis-associated protein 22 isoform X2, with protein sequence MKRSSADTLARSTAGCLPVPLFNQKKRTRQPLTSNPLKNEPGWGTANPEVDELQKAANSGQAEHPMAPSLMKPPKTSKFNLANAGKNFSACRNRNEYTPLGNTANSRSDNGTSRKFENFSSSLKTVQQQKHPDSHNPSQLIKTDTSKGQWPVKPNTVARSLQDHSPAYKFNYNIQQNKINENQFDCVPEDKSQEISSSQVKTKIKKNSLRILSAVIQSVRHWSQYAYKTALLFEVLGTLDSAVTPGAYGAKNFLLRDGKETLPCVFYEIDRELPRLIRGRVHRCMGTYDAKRNIFKCVSVRPATAQEQNTFQDFVKVADVEMTAYIKTVNEM encoded by the exons atgaaaaggagtTCAGCTGACACCTTGGCTCGCAGCACAGCAG gttGTCTGCCTGTACCATTGttcaatcagaaaaaaagaactagACAGCCCCTCACTTCAAATCCACTTAAAAATGAACCAG GCTGGGGAACTGCAAACCCAGAAGTGGATGAACTGCAGAAAGCAGCCAACAGTGG CCAAGCAGAACATCCGATGGCTCCTTCCCTTATGAAACCACCAAAAACATCAAAGTTTAATTTAGCAAATGCTGGAAAAAACTTTTCTGCCTGCAG gaacagaaatgaaTATACTCCTTTAGGTAACACAGCAAATTCAAGATCTGATAATGGAACTTCTCGAAAGTTTGAGAACTTTTCAAGCAGTTTGAAAACTGTCCAGCAGCAAAAACACCCTGACAGTCATAACCCATCTCAGCTCATCAAAACAGACACATCCAAAGGACAGTGGCCAGTGAAACCCAACACTGTGGCAAGAAGTCTCCAGGATCATAGTCCAGCATATAAGTTTAACTACAatattcagcaaaataaaatcaatgaaaaCCAATTTGATTGTGTCCCAGAAGATAAAAGTCAG GAAATTTCATCATCTCAagtaaaaactaaaataaaaaagaattctttGCGAATCCTGTCTGCAGTCATTCAAAGTGTGAGGCACTGGAGCCAATATGCCTATAAAACAGCACTGTTGTTTGAAGTTTTAG GCACACTGGATTCTGCAGTCACACCGGGAGCATATGGGgcaaagaattttcttctgagagATGGAAAGGAGACCCTGCCTTGTGTGTTCTATGAAATT GACCGTGAGCTTCCACGACTCATTAGAGGTCGAGTGCACAGGTGCATGGGAACCTATGATgcaaaaaggaacattttcaagTGCGTCTCTGTAAGACCAGCAACTGCTCAAGAACAGAACACTTTCCAAGACTTTGTTAAAGTTGCAGATGTTGAGATGACAGCATATATAAAAACTGTGAATGAAATGTAA